The proteins below come from a single Crossiella sp. CA-258035 genomic window:
- a CDS encoding DUF6319 family protein, which produces MPQALSEQDLEHVRGELAEGRLPIVWFTSSAVGVEEGRSGKVLALGDESEGDFIQVRPTGSMDVLSFSPSEVTIVKPSRKRTVPPTEEVPVTTAEAESPNEAPASPAPAPAAESAAPAAPAAESATPAAADKPAEKPKPAKPAAKKAAAAGAAELTVTLTATADGEWSVEVVSGKKKVKPAPVAAANVANLAAELPEEAAEAVQAVIDAARERHRQRVEQLQAELEAAKQALEELAG; this is translated from the coding sequence ATGCCCCAGGCGTTGTCGGAGCAGGATCTGGAGCACGTCCGCGGTGAGCTCGCCGAGGGCAGGCTTCCGATCGTGTGGTTCACCTCCTCGGCCGTTGGCGTCGAGGAAGGTCGTTCCGGCAAGGTGCTGGCCCTGGGTGATGAGTCGGAGGGCGACTTCATCCAGGTCCGGCCGACCGGGTCGATGGACGTGCTGTCCTTCTCACCGAGCGAAGTCACCATCGTCAAGCCGTCCCGCAAGCGGACGGTGCCCCCAACCGAGGAGGTTCCCGTGACCACGGCCGAGGCCGAGTCCCCCAACGAGGCGCCCGCGTCCCCCGCGCCGGCGCCCGCGGCCGAGTCCGCGGCACCGGCCGCCCCCGCGGCCGAGTCCGCCACGCCAGCCGCCGCCGACAAGCCCGCCGAGAAGCCGAAGCCGGCCAAGCCCGCGGCCAAGAAGGCCGCTGCCGCCGGGGCGGCCGAGCTGACCGTCACCCTGACCGCCACCGCCGACGGCGAGTGGAGCGTCGAGGTGGTCAGCGGCAAGAAGAAGGTCAAGCCCGCACCGGTCGCCGCGGCGAACGTGGCGAACCTGGCCGCCGAGCTGCCGGAGGAGGCGGCCGAGGCCGTCCAGGCCGTCATCGACGCCGCCCGTGAGCGGCACCGTCAGCGCGTCGAACAGCTCCAGGCGGAGCTGGAAGCCGCCAAGCAGGCACTGGAGGAGCTGGCCGGCTGA
- a CDS encoding CDP-alcohol phosphatidyltransferase family protein → MSSTRQEPAEAELPDRVWTVPNILSFLRLAGVPLFLWLLLGPKADILALIVLVVAGLSDWLDGKLARWLNQSSRLGAVLDPAADRLYILATLIAFLIRDIVPWWVVAVLVGREVVLGIAVLVLGRLGYGPFPVHYVGKAATFCLMYAFPLLLLTDGTYTGAEWFRPLAYAFTIWGGAMYVWAAVLYLVQLGGALRAGSPARLAQASGG, encoded by the coding sequence GTGAGCAGCACCAGGCAGGAACCGGCCGAGGCCGAGCTGCCGGACCGGGTGTGGACCGTTCCGAACATCCTGAGCTTCCTCCGGCTCGCCGGAGTCCCGCTGTTCCTGTGGCTGCTGCTGGGCCCGAAAGCGGACATCCTCGCGCTGATCGTGCTCGTCGTCGCCGGTCTCTCCGACTGGCTGGACGGCAAGCTGGCCCGCTGGCTCAACCAGTCCAGCCGCCTCGGCGCAGTGCTCGACCCGGCGGCCGACCGGCTCTACATCCTGGCCACCCTGATCGCCTTCCTGATCCGCGACATCGTGCCCTGGTGGGTGGTCGCGGTGCTGGTCGGCCGGGAGGTCGTGCTCGGCATCGCGGTGCTCGTGCTGGGCCGCCTGGGCTACGGGCCGTTCCCGGTGCACTACGTCGGCAAGGCGGCCACCTTCTGCCTGATGTACGCCTTCCCGCTGCTGCTGCTCACCGACGGCACCTACACCGGCGCGGAGTGGTTCCGGCCGCTGGCCTACGCCTTCACCATCTGGGGCGGCGCCATGTACGTGTGGGCGGCGGTGCTCTACCTGGTCCAGCTCGGCGGCGCGCTGCGCGCGGGCAGCCCGGCCCGGCTCGCCCAGGCCAGTGGCGGCTGA
- a CDS encoding DUF881 domain-containing protein: MAADPKPGELGILGQLLGDHLDAGYEEAHRRRDGEPPNRRSHKLWLVTGALVAGLLLGVAASDATQRAPGADQTRRSLADDVAAARAETEELSRRAAVLAAALDQARGKALDGDEAGRAELERLNALTEAAGAIAVRGPGLAITVRDPIARGEQNHQNVLDRDLQVLVNALWSSGAEAVAVGGVRLQPRATIRQAGGAMLVDNRPITQPYVLEAIGPPGQMREALSHTEAYRRFLAFAADYGTVFTVENRDELRLPAAGITEGRLAATLTPPPPSSATSTPPPTSTPGGKR, encoded by the coding sequence GTGGCGGCTGATCCGAAACCGGGCGAGCTGGGCATCCTCGGCCAGCTGCTCGGCGACCACCTGGACGCGGGCTACGAGGAGGCCCACCGCCGCCGCGACGGCGAACCCCCCAACCGGCGCAGCCACAAGCTCTGGCTGGTCACCGGCGCGCTGGTGGCCGGGCTGCTGCTGGGCGTGGCCGCCTCCGACGCCACCCAGCGCGCGCCCGGCGCGGACCAGACCCGGCGCAGCCTGGCCGACGACGTGGCCGCGGCCAGGGCCGAGACCGAGGAGCTGAGCCGCCGCGCCGCCGTGCTGGCCGCCGCGCTGGACCAGGCGCGAGGCAAGGCCCTCGATGGCGACGAGGCCGGCCGGGCCGAGCTGGAGCGGCTCAACGCGCTCACCGAGGCCGCAGGCGCCATCGCGGTGCGCGGGCCAGGGCTGGCCATCACCGTGCGCGACCCGATCGCCCGCGGCGAGCAGAACCACCAGAACGTGCTGGACCGCGACCTGCAGGTGCTGGTCAACGCGCTGTGGTCGAGCGGGGCCGAGGCGGTCGCGGTCGGCGGCGTCCGGCTCCAGCCCAGGGCCACCATCCGGCAGGCCGGCGGCGCGATGCTGGTGGACAACCGGCCGATCACCCAGCCCTACGTGCTGGAGGCGATCGGCCCGCCGGGGCAGATGCGCGAGGCGCTCTCGCACACCGAGGCCTACCGCCGCTTCCTCGCCTTCGCCGCCGACTACGGCACGGTGTTCACCGTGGAGAACCGGGACGAGCTGCGCCTGCCCGCCGCCGGGATCACCGAGGGCCGCCTGGCCGCCACCCTCACCCCGCCCCCGCCCTCATCGGCCACGAGCACACCGCCGCCCACGAGCACACCGGGAGGAAAACGGTGA
- a CDS encoding small basic family protein, whose product MIALFALAMGVLLGLWLDPTVPEWAQPYLPIAVVAALDALFGGIRARLDGKFDAKVFVVSFVSNVVIAALIVWLGDELGVGAQLSTAVVVVFGIRIFGNAAAIRRHLFKA is encoded by the coding sequence GTGATCGCCCTGTTCGCCCTCGCGATGGGGGTCCTGCTCGGTCTGTGGCTGGACCCCACGGTGCCGGAATGGGCCCAGCCCTACCTGCCGATCGCCGTGGTGGCCGCGCTGGACGCGCTCTTCGGCGGCATCAGGGCCCGGCTGGACGGCAAGTTCGACGCCAAGGTCTTCGTGGTCTCCTTCGTCTCCAACGTGGTCATCGCCGCGCTGATCGTGTGGCTGGGCGACGAGCTGGGCGTGGGCGCGCAGCTGTCCACCGCGGTGGTGGTGGTCTTCGGCATCCGGATCTTCGGCAACGCCGCGGCCATCCGTCGACACCTGTTCAAGGCCTGA
- a CDS encoding DUF881 domain-containing protein produces the protein MTGNGLPKRSGAKHRLIKIRDNRWVTGSTMVVLCVVLGVALVAQVRRTQTGEGLAEARPQDLVVLLDGLQEREAALRKEIAESEATLRKLQEGGTASAAALEEARRRATALAVLTGTVPVTGPGLRVEIGDGAGKLGPEVLLDVIQELRNAGAEAVQTGPVRVGVDTALTGADGLVRIDGTTLILPYVITAIGDPPTLAAALNIPGGVVDTVERKGGSTRIQQQDRVEITALRAERKQKYARPAG, from the coding sequence ATGACCGGCAACGGGCTGCCCAAGCGCTCCGGCGCGAAACACCGGCTGATCAAGATCAGGGACAACCGCTGGGTCACCGGGTCGACCATGGTGGTGCTGTGCGTGGTGCTCGGCGTCGCGCTGGTCGCCCAGGTCAGGCGCACCCAGACCGGCGAGGGCCTGGCCGAGGCCCGCCCGCAGGACCTGGTGGTGCTGCTGGACGGGCTGCAGGAGCGCGAGGCCGCGCTGCGCAAGGAGATCGCCGAGTCCGAGGCCACCCTGCGCAAGCTCCAGGAGGGCGGCACCGCCTCGGCGGCCGCGCTGGAGGAGGCCAGGCGCAGGGCCACCGCGCTGGCCGTGCTCACCGGCACGGTGCCGGTGACCGGACCCGGACTCCGGGTGGAGATCGGCGACGGGGCGGGCAAGCTGGGGCCGGAGGTGCTGCTGGACGTGATCCAGGAACTGCGCAACGCCGGCGCCGAGGCGGTGCAGACCGGTCCGGTCCGGGTGGGCGTGGACACCGCGCTGACCGGCGCGGACGGCCTGGTCCGGATCGACGGGACCACGCTGATCCTGCCCTACGTGATCACGGCCATCGGCGATCCCCCTACTCTTGCCGCGGCACTGAACATCCCCGGCGGGGTGGTGGACACAGTGGAACGCAAGGGCGGCTCGACACGCATCCAGCAACAGGACCGCGTGGAGATCACCGCGTTGCGGGCGGAACGCAAGCAGAAATACGCTCGACCAGCCGGTTGA
- the gcvH gene encoding glycine cleavage system protein GcvH, with the protein MNVPEQLKYTADHEWVQVTGDGVVRVGITDYAQNALGDVVFVQPPSVGDTVKAGDSIGEVESTKSVSDIYAPVGGEVTAVNEAVVTAPETINSDPFGEGWLFEVRLDDAAALDGLLDPAAYAEKISEA; encoded by the coding sequence GTGAATGTGCCCGAGCAGTTGAAGTACACGGCGGACCACGAGTGGGTGCAGGTCACCGGCGATGGCGTGGTGCGCGTCGGCATCACCGACTACGCGCAGAACGCACTGGGCGACGTGGTGTTCGTGCAGCCGCCCTCGGTGGGTGACACGGTCAAGGCCGGCGACAGCATCGGCGAGGTCGAGTCCACCAAGAGCGTCTCCGACATCTACGCGCCGGTCGGCGGCGAGGTCACCGCGGTCAACGAGGCCGTGGTCACCGCGCCGGAGACGATCAACTCCGATCCCTTCGGCGAGGGCTGGCTGTTCGAGGTGCGCCTCGACGACGCCGCCGCGCTGGACGGCCTGCTGGACCCGGCCGCCTACGCCGAGAAGATCAGCGAAGCGTGA
- the garA gene encoding glycogen accumulation regulator GarA — protein sequence MSTHDGPGVPPERPAESTSVFRADFLAEVEGTETAAPEPAISGVDALPAGSALLVVKRGPNAGSRFLLDRDTTSSGRHPDSDIFLDDVTVSRRHAEFRREGGEFVVVDVGSLNGTYVNRAPVDTAVLANGDEVQIGKFRLVFLTGPGAPAQ from the coding sequence GTGAGCACGCACGACGGGCCCGGCGTTCCGCCGGAGCGTCCCGCAGAGTCCACTTCGGTCTTCCGGGCCGACTTCCTCGCCGAGGTCGAGGGCACCGAGACCGCGGCCCCAGAGCCGGCCATCTCCGGTGTCGACGCGCTGCCGGCCGGGTCCGCCCTGCTGGTGGTCAAGCGCGGCCCGAACGCGGGCTCGCGCTTCCTGCTCGACCGCGACACCACCAGCTCGGGCCGCCACCCCGACAGCGACATCTTCCTCGACGACGTCACCGTCTCCCGGCGGCACGCCGAGTTCCGCCGTGAGGGCGGGGAGTTCGTCGTGGTCGACGTCGGCAGCCTCAACGGCACCTACGTCAACCGGGCCCCGGTGGACACCGCGGTGCTGGCCAACGGGGACGAGGTCCAGATCGGCAAGTTCCGACTGGTCTTCCTGACCGGCCCCGGCGCACCGGCTCAGTGA
- a CDS encoding MerR family transcriptional regulator: protein MTAAGRPQHGGLSIGTVLSQLRAEFPEVTISKIRFLESEGLVRPARTPSGYRQFSPVDVERLRFVLAAQRDHYLPLKVIKEQLEAFDSGDVPTGASPRPPRTLVAVDGLPGAEAFSPGGEVRLTREELLERTGIDGATLVELERYGLVRAGAAGFYDSDTAALVRTVRAMTEFGIEPRHLRAFRSSADREVGLVEQIAAPLARQRDRDARARADEVVRELAALSVTLHTLLVKIGLRGVTGG from the coding sequence GTGACGGCGGCCGGGCGGCCCCAGCATGGTGGCCTCAGCATCGGCACGGTGCTCTCGCAGCTCCGGGCCGAGTTCCCCGAGGTGACCATCTCCAAGATCCGGTTCCTGGAGTCGGAAGGCTTGGTCCGCCCGGCGCGTACCCCGTCGGGGTACCGCCAGTTCTCGCCGGTCGACGTCGAACGCCTCCGCTTCGTGCTCGCCGCGCAGCGGGACCACTACCTGCCGCTCAAGGTGATCAAGGAGCAGCTGGAGGCATTCGACAGCGGTGACGTGCCCACGGGCGCCTCCCCGCGCCCGCCGCGCACCCTGGTCGCGGTGGACGGCCTGCCCGGCGCCGAGGCGTTCTCGCCCGGCGGGGAGGTCCGGCTGACCCGCGAGGAGCTGCTGGAACGCACCGGCATCGACGGCGCGACCCTGGTCGAGCTGGAGCGCTACGGCCTGGTCAGGGCCGGGGCGGCCGGGTTCTACGACTCCGACACCGCCGCGCTGGTGCGCACCGTGCGCGCGATGACCGAGTTCGGCATCGAGCCCAGGCACCTGCGCGCGTTTCGTTCCTCCGCCGACCGGGAAGTAGGGCTGGTGGAGCAGATCGCTGCTCCACTCGCCCGGCAGCGCGACCGCGACGCCAGGGCGAGGGCGGACGAGGTGGTCAGAGAGCTGGCCGCGCTGTCCGTGACGCTGCACACGTTGCTGGTCAAGATCGGCCTGCGGGGCGTGACCGGCGGGTGA
- a CDS encoding bifunctional nuclease family protein, with the protein MSEMRVVGVRVELPANQPILLLRETEGDRYLPIWIGSVEATAIALEQQGVRPSRPLTHDLLKDVIGALGRQLEQVRITDLQEGTFFAELVFDGDVRVSARPSDSVALALRVGVPIHAEEAVLAEAGLVIPDEQEDEVEKFREFLDSVSPEDFRGADT; encoded by the coding sequence ATGAGCGAGATGCGCGTCGTCGGTGTGCGGGTGGAGCTGCCCGCGAACCAGCCGATCCTGCTGCTGCGTGAAACCGAAGGTGACCGCTATCTGCCGATCTGGATCGGCTCGGTGGAGGCGACCGCGATCGCGCTGGAGCAGCAGGGGGTGCGGCCCTCCCGGCCGTTGACCCACGACCTGCTCAAGGACGTGATCGGGGCACTGGGGCGGCAGCTCGAACAGGTCCGGATCACCGACCTGCAGGAGGGCACGTTCTTCGCGGAGCTGGTCTTCGACGGGGATGTGCGGGTCTCGGCCCGGCCGAGCGACTCGGTGGCGCTCGCGCTGCGGGTCGGCGTGCCCATCCACGCCGAGGAGGCGGTGCTCGCCGAGGCGGGCCTGGTCATCCCGGACGAGCAGGAGGACGAGGTGGAGAAGTTCCGCGAGTTCCTGGACTCCGTGTCACCGGAGGACTTCCGCGGGGCGGACACCTAG
- a CDS encoding MerR family transcriptional regulator: MVEEAPSHRGAPEQGALFPDMSLPDELVGYRGPAACQIAGITYRQLDYWARTGLVSPTIRSAHGSGSQRLYSFKDILVLKVVKRLLDTGVSLQNIRVAVDHLRRRGVRDLARITLFSDGTTVYECTSPEEVVDLLQGGQGVFGIAVSGAMREISGTIHEFPAERADGVELLPGEDDELARKRRDRQTG; encoded by the coding sequence GTGGTCGAGGAAGCGCCAAGTCATCGAGGCGCGCCCGAGCAGGGTGCTTTGTTCCCTGACATGTCGTTGCCGGACGAGCTGGTCGGCTACCGGGGCCCGGCGGCCTGTCAGATCGCCGGCATCACCTACCGCCAGCTGGACTACTGGGCCCGCACCGGACTGGTCTCGCCGACCATAAGGAGTGCCCACGGCTCCGGCAGCCAGCGCCTGTACTCCTTCAAGGACATCCTGGTCCTGAAGGTGGTCAAGCGGCTGCTCGACACCGGCGTCTCGTTGCAGAACATCCGGGTGGCGGTGGACCACCTGCGCCGCAGGGGCGTGCGCGACCTGGCCCGGATCACGCTGTTCAGCGACGGCACCACGGTCTACGAGTGCACCTCCCCGGAGGAGGTGGTCGACCTGCTGCAGGGCGGTCAGGGCGTGTTCGGCATCGCGGTCAGCGGGGCGATGCGGGAGATCAGCGGCACCATCCACGAGTTCCCGGCCGAGCGGGCCGACGGCGTGGAGCTGCTGCCCGGCGAGGACGACGAGCTGGCCCGCAAGCGCCGCGACCGGCAGACCGGCTGA
- the gcvP gene encoding aminomethyl-transferring glycine dehydrogenase, whose translation MTQPNPDRIPLAALEHGTPFADRHVGPRPAELARMLDVIGVGSLEELAQRAVPRVIREGELALALPAPATEFEALAELRALADRNTLRTPMIGLGYYGTITPPVIKRNVLESPAWYTAYTPYQPEISQGRLEALLNFQTMVADLTGLETANASMLDEGTAAAEAMTLVRRAGKSKSPRFVVDADSLPQTIAVIETRAEPLGIEIVLADLAQGLPEGEFFGVLLSYPGAGGAVRDYRALVEQAHERGAQVAVAADLLALTLLTPPGEWGADVVVGTTQRFGVPMGFGGPHAGFMAVRSGLERQLPGRLVGVSVDADGNPAYRLALQTREQHIRREKATSNICTAQVLLAVIAAMYAVYHGPDGLRAIATRVHRLAAVLAAGLRAGGVQVKHDRFFDTVLAHVPGRAAEVVANARAVGVNLRLADNDHVGIACDETTTREHLALVWQAFGVAGEVDALDAETADALPAELVRTSDYLTHPVFHTHRSETALLRYLRGLSDKDVALDRSMIPLGSCTMKLNATAEMESITWPEFANLHPFAPAADAAGLLSLVHDLEAWLAEVTGYDAVSVQPNAGSQGEFAGLLAIRAYHRSRGEQARDVCLIPSSAHGTNAASAVMAGMRVIVVRCDDKGNIDLGHLRETVEAHRDDLAAIMITYPSTHGVYEETVAEVCALVHEAGGQVYVDGANLNALVGLARPGKFGSDVSHLNLHKTFCIPHGGGGPGVGPIGVREHLAPFLPNHPLQPTAGPATGVGPISAAPWGSASILPISWAYVRMMGPDGLRRATLTAVAAANYVARKLDEHFPVLYTGEGGFVAHECILDLRPITKATGVTVDDVAKRLADYGLHAPTMSFPVAGTLMVEPTESEDLAELDRFCEAMIAIRKEIDKVGAGEWPVADNPLRNAPHTAESLTGDWNHPYTRAEAAFPVKTDRPKIWPPVRRIDGAKGDRNLVCSCPPISAFES comes from the coding sequence ATGACCCAGCCGAACCCCGATCGCATCCCCTTGGCCGCGCTGGAGCACGGCACTCCTTTCGCCGACCGGCACGTCGGTCCGCGGCCGGCTGAGCTGGCCCGGATGCTCGACGTCATCGGGGTCGGCTCGCTGGAGGAGCTGGCCCAGCGGGCGGTGCCCCGGGTGATCCGCGAGGGCGAGCTGGCCCTCGCGCTGCCCGCGCCGGCCACCGAGTTCGAGGCGCTGGCCGAGCTGCGCGCGCTGGCCGACCGGAACACGCTGCGCACCCCGATGATCGGCCTCGGCTACTACGGCACCATCACCCCGCCGGTGATCAAGCGGAACGTGCTGGAGAGCCCGGCCTGGTACACCGCCTACACCCCGTACCAGCCGGAGATCTCGCAGGGCCGCCTGGAGGCGCTGCTCAACTTCCAGACCATGGTCGCCGACCTGACCGGCCTGGAGACCGCGAACGCCTCCATGCTGGACGAGGGCACCGCGGCCGCCGAGGCGATGACGCTGGTGCGCCGGGCGGGCAAGTCCAAGTCGCCGCGGTTCGTGGTGGACGCCGACAGCCTGCCGCAGACCATCGCGGTGATCGAGACCCGCGCCGAGCCGCTGGGCATCGAGATCGTGCTGGCCGACCTGGCGCAGGGCCTGCCCGAGGGCGAGTTCTTCGGCGTGCTGCTGTCCTACCCCGGCGCCGGCGGCGCGGTCCGCGACTACCGGGCGCTGGTCGAGCAGGCGCACGAGCGCGGCGCCCAGGTCGCGGTGGCCGCCGACCTGCTCGCACTGACCCTGCTGACCCCGCCGGGGGAGTGGGGCGCGGACGTCGTGGTGGGCACCACGCAGCGCTTCGGCGTGCCGATGGGCTTCGGCGGCCCGCACGCCGGTTTCATGGCGGTGCGTTCCGGCCTGGAGCGGCAGCTGCCCGGCCGCCTGGTCGGGGTGAGCGTGGACGCCGACGGCAACCCGGCCTACCGGCTCGCGCTGCAGACCCGTGAGCAGCACATCCGCCGGGAGAAGGCGACCAGCAACATCTGCACCGCGCAGGTGCTGCTCGCGGTGATCGCCGCGATGTACGCGGTCTACCACGGCCCCGACGGCCTGCGCGCCATCGCCACCAGGGTGCACCGCCTGGCCGCGGTGCTCGCCGCGGGCCTGCGCGCCGGTGGTGTGCAGGTCAAGCACGACCGCTTCTTCGACACCGTGCTCGCGCACGTGCCGGGCCGCGCCGCGGAGGTCGTGGCGAACGCCCGTGCCGTCGGCGTCAACCTGCGCCTGGCCGACAACGACCACGTCGGCATCGCCTGCGACGAGACCACCACCCGCGAGCACCTCGCCCTGGTGTGGCAGGCATTCGGCGTCGCCGGCGAGGTCGACGCGCTGGACGCGGAGACCGCGGACGCGCTGCCCGCCGAGCTGGTCCGGACCTCGGACTACCTGACCCACCCGGTGTTCCACACCCACCGCTCGGAGACCGCGCTGCTGCGCTACCTGCGTGGCCTCTCCGACAAGGACGTGGCCCTGGACCGCAGCATGATCCCGCTGGGCTCCTGCACGATGAAGCTGAACGCCACCGCGGAGATGGAGTCCATCACCTGGCCGGAGTTCGCCAACCTGCACCCCTTCGCCCCCGCCGCCGACGCCGCCGGGCTGCTGTCCCTGGTGCACGACCTGGAGGCCTGGCTGGCCGAGGTCACCGGCTACGACGCGGTCAGCGTGCAGCCCAACGCGGGCAGCCAGGGCGAGTTCGCCGGCCTGCTGGCCATCCGCGCCTACCACCGCAGCCGCGGTGAGCAGGCCCGCGACGTCTGCCTGATCCCGTCCTCGGCGCACGGCACCAACGCCGCCAGCGCGGTGATGGCCGGCATGCGGGTGATCGTGGTCCGCTGCGACGACAAGGGCAACATCGACCTGGGCCACCTGCGCGAGACCGTCGAGGCGCACCGCGACGACCTGGCCGCCATCATGATCACCTACCCGTCCACGCACGGCGTGTACGAGGAGACGGTGGCCGAGGTGTGCGCCCTGGTGCACGAGGCCGGCGGCCAGGTCTACGTCGACGGCGCGAACCTCAACGCCCTGGTCGGCCTGGCCCGCCCCGGCAAGTTCGGCAGCGACGTCTCGCACCTGAACCTGCACAAGACCTTCTGCATCCCGCACGGCGGCGGCGGCCCCGGCGTCGGCCCGATCGGCGTCCGCGAACACCTCGCGCCGTTCCTGCCCAACCACCCGCTCCAGCCCACCGCGGGCCCGGCCACCGGCGTCGGCCCGATCAGCGCGGCACCGTGGGGCAGCGCCTCGATCCTGCCCATCTCCTGGGCCTACGTCCGGATGATGGGCCCCGACGGCCTGCGCCGCGCCACCCTGACCGCCGTCGCCGCGGCGAACTACGTGGCCCGCAAGCTCGACGAGCACTTCCCGGTCCTCTACACCGGCGAGGGCGGCTTCGTCGCCCACGAGTGCATCCTGGACCTGCGCCCGATCACCAAGGCCACCGGCGTCACCGTGGACGACGTGGCCAAGCGCCTGGCCGACTACGGCCTGCACGCCCCCACCATGTCCTTCCCGGTGGCAGGCACCCTCATGGTCGAACCCACCGAGAGCGAGGACCTGGCCGAGCTGGACCGCTTCTGCGAGGCCATGATCGCCATCCGCAAGGAGATCGACAAGGTCGGCGCGGGCGAGTGGCCGGTGGCGGACAACCCCCTCCGCAACGCCCCGCACACCGCCGAAAGCCTGACCGGCGACTGGAACCACCCCTACACCCGCGCCGAGGCCGCCTTCCCGGTCAAGACCGACCGCCCGAAGATCTGGCCCCCGGTCCGCCGCATCGACGGCGCCAAGGGCGACCGCAACCTGGTCTGCTCCTGCCCCCCCATCAGCGCCTTCGAGAGCTGA
- a CDS encoding DUF397 domain-containing protein, giving the protein MTPDRPASPWRKSSYSSGNGENCVEVAFAPDAVAVRDSKNPDGPRLLFSAGAFAVFLRGLSD; this is encoded by the coding sequence ATGACACCTGACCGCCCTGCGTCTCCGTGGCGCAAGAGCAGCTACAGCAGCGGCAACGGGGAGAACTGCGTTGAGGTCGCCTTCGCCCCGGACGCGGTGGCGGTACGCGACTCCAAGAATCCGGACGGGCCTCGGTTGTTGTTCTCCGCTGGGGCGTTCGCGGTGTTCTTGCGCGGGTTGAGCGACTAG